The Brachyhypopomus gauderio isolate BG-103 unplaced genomic scaffold, BGAUD_0.2 sc182, whole genome shotgun sequence genome has a segment encoding these proteins:
- the tspan6 gene encoding tetraspanin-6 produces the protein MSPPSRRLQTKPVITCLKTFLISYSLIFWVTGVILLAVGIWGKVSLESYLSLASDKSTNAPYVLIGTGATIVIFGLFGCFATCRGSPWMLKLYAMFLTLVFLAELVSGISGFVFRHEIKAVLNDAYLNAEKNYNRTDSRSKAVDFIQKTLKCCGVHDYTSWNNTNYFNLYGIPESCCVTEVNCTSENLKNLTLAVKVVYKQGCFSSVTTMLEGNLGIIAGISFGIAFFQLIGVFLACCLSRYITNNQYEMV, from the exons ATGTCTCCTCCATCAAGAAGGCTGCAGACCAAACCCGTGATAACGTGTCTGAAGACGTTTCTGATCTCGTACAGTCTCATATTCTGG GTCACAGGGGTGATCCTGCTTGCAGTGGGCATATGGGGAAAAGTCAGTTTGGAATCCTATCTCTCCCTGGCCTCAGACAAGAGCACCAATGCTCCATATGTTCTCATTGGCACAGGGGCTACCATCGTCATCTTTGGCCTGTTTGGTTGCTTTGCTACCTGCCGTGGCAGTCCATGGATGCTGAAACTG TATGCCATGTTCTTGACACTGGTGTTCCTAGCTGAACTCGTGTCCGGCATTTCCGGCTTTGTGTTCAGACATGAG ATCAAAGCAGTACTTAACGATGCCTATTTGAATGCTGAGAAAAACTACAATCGTACTGACAGTAGAAGCAAAGCAGTGGATTTCATCCAGAAAACT TTGAAATGCTGTGGGGTGCATGACTACACCAGCTGGAACAATACAAACTACTTTAATCTGTATGGCATTCCCGAAAGCTGCTGTGTGACTGAGGTTAATTGCACCAGTGAAAACCTCAAAAATCTCACGTTGGCCGTGAAGGTGGTCTACAAGCAG GGCTGCTTCTCTTCTGTGACGACTATGTTGGAGGGTAATTTGGGAATCATTGCTGGGATATCTTTTGGAATAGCATTTTTCCAG
- the srpx2 gene encoding sushi repeat-containing protein SRPX2 yields the protein MTKFHVLLLFELLYRVLGLNNEGSGATYHNGYETEHLEETYYTPELDYKHPLWCHSLKLSNGELTCSSPRGGNSRSSLGTRCLLSCNRGYKLLGRSSVQCMTNRRWSGTAHCRKVRCRVLPLVQHGTYTCNRGFVVDSRCDYTCFQGYQIEGDRYRVCQEGGVWSGAEPTCADHDPPKLKCPLSRVKVAEPEQLTARVSWERPVASDTADRSLQVLRNGQESDSDFSEGEHVIRYKVYDQARNMASCKFTVRVEVKRCPALKAPLHGYLTCSSDGNNYGAVCEYHCDAGYERTGVATRVCMLNRNWSEQAPDCVLMEIKTDVRSAGALLDQFYEKRRLLIVSTPSVTDPYYKLQNIMLQKASCGLDLRHVTVIELLGTPPREVGRIKQQNLEAEVIEGLRQALQITRSYFTMVLVDEMGSDRERFINPTTSEELYSYVEEYLLTEEERERLELNKDLCD from the exons ATGACAAAATTTCATGTCCTTCTTCTATTTGAATTGTTATATCGAGTTCTGGGACTAAACAATGAAG GCTCAGGGGCCACATATCATAACGGCTATGAGACTGAGCACTTGGAGGAGACCTATTACACCCCAGAGCTGGACTATAAGC ATCCTCTGTGGTGCCATTCACTTAAACTATCCAACGGGGAGCTGACATGCTCCTCACCACGTGGTGGGAACAGTAGGAGTTCACTGGGCACACGATGTCTGCTGTCTTGCAACCGGGGATATAAACTGCTGGGTCGATCATCAGTGCAGTGCATGACCAACCGGCGCTGGTCAGGAACGGCTCACTGCCGAA AGGTGCGCTGCCGTGTGCTGCCTCTTGTCCAGCATGGTACATACACCTGCAACAGGGGCTTTGTGGTCGACTCCAGGTGTGACTACACATGCTTTCAGGGATACCAGATTGAAGGGGACCGCTACCGTGTCTGCCAGGAGGGAGGCGTCTGGAGTGGGGCAGAGCCGACCTGTGCAG ATCATGACCCTCCCAAACTGAAATGTCCTTTGTCCAGAGTGAAGGTAGCAGAACCAGAACAGCTCACAGCCAGAGTGTCCTGGGAGCGTCCTGTTGCCTCAGACACTGCTGACAGATCACTGCA GGTCTTGCGAAACGGACAAGAATCCGATTCAGATTTTAGTGAAGGGGAGCATGTCATTCGCTACAAGGTCTATGACCAGGCCCGGAACATGGCTTCCTGCAAGTTTACAGTGCGTGTTGAAG TGAAGAGATGTCCAGCGCTAAAAGCACCTCTGCATGGATACCTGACCTGCTCTTCAGATGGGAACAACTACGGAGCCGTGTGCGAGTACCACTGTGATGCTGGTTATGAACGGACCGGCGTTGCCACCCGTGTGTGCATGTTAAACCGCAACTGGTCCGAACAAGCGCCCGACTGCGTCT TGATGGAGATAAAAACTGATGTCAGGTCAGCTGGGGCGCTGCTTGATCAGTTCTATGAGAAGAGGAGACTTCTTATTGTGTCCACCCCAAGTGTGACTGACCCGTATTACAAGCTTCAGAACATCATGCTTCAG AAAGCCTCGTGTGGTCTGGACCTTCGCCACGTGACGGTGATCGAGCTGTTAGGCACTCCACCGCGAGAGGTGGGCCGGATTAAACAGCAGAACCTGGAGGCCGAGGTCATAGAGGGTCTCAG GCAGGCCCTGCAGATCACCCGCTCCTACTTCACTATGGTGCTGGTGGATGAGATGGGGTCAGATCGGGAGCGTTTCATTAACCCCACTACGTCGGAGGAGCTGTACTCATACGTCGAGGAGTACCTTctcacagaggaggagagagagagactggagcTAAACAAAGACTTGTGCGACTGA
- the sytl4 gene encoding synaptotagmin-like protein 4 translates to MVQTTETINVSFLTDAERDLILEVLRRDEELRRLEEKRVRKLKVEFLDIKRKGAKRTDESYSERSCGRCQKPLGRLVTSSQCPACKHQVCQPCRLVRPNGIWLCTVCAKEAELKKSTGDWFYNQRVNRFSNTPGHDLVQASLRKRPASQPVKKRETAGEVLLNNAELSSSHSAPVPRPRLKDLAVGHGSPSSERKVHSTADADEKGSLSSCSRTDTDSLHSASSAQRRVQEVTESRPSSSTASSVAPPTKTHSPSGSTASTETSSLIHHINVCSDSLNDVDGIFKKSVRRVHKISDFKPTSVTDLRKDATEDTTVSMGDRSKSVPGLEAEEEEEDIDSLVNIHRRMVGTSALSLNSSRSTLGSMMSVYSEAGDYDTVDISGDIVFSLSYDEGTQSLAVLVKECHSLAYADTAKKKCNPYVKIYLLPDKSRQSKKKTAVKRNTINPSYNETLKYSISRSQLLTRTLQLSVWHYDRFGHNAFLGEVEVPLDCHDIDSGQEQCMTLRGKVADSLTQSAFAQYKGELVISLKYVTPSEKQQGKKAKADDSGELHVLIKEAKNLCAVKAGGTSDSFVKGYLLPSKSKSSKKKTQVVKKTVNPHYDHTFVYKDLNLEQLKGLCLELTVWDREAMSSNDFLGGVRLSCGAVQLKEGKKDWVADSTGEEVSLWQKMMQFPDSWAEGTLLLRSSMGKAT, encoded by the exons ATGGTGCAGACCACGGAGACGATCAACGTGTCCTTCCTGACGGACGCGGAGCGAGATCTGATCTTGGAGGTGCTGCGCAGGGACGAAGAACTGAGGCGTCTGGAGGAAAAGCGGGTGAG GAAGCTGAAGGTTGAGTTCTTGGACATCAAAAGGAAAGGGGCGAAACGCACTGATGAGAGTTACAGTGAGCGTAGCTGTGGTCGCTGCCAGAAGCCACTGGGACGCCTGGTTACCAGCAGCCAGTGCCCAGCGTGCAAACACCAGGTGTGCCAACCCTGTCGCCTGGTCCGACCCAACGGAATCTGGCTGTGCACTGTTTGTGCCAAGGAGGC AGAGCTGAAGAAGAGCACAGGGGACTGGTTCTACAACCAAAGGGTTAACCGCTTCTCCAACACACCCGGACACGACCTAGTGCAAGCTTCCCTCAGGAAGCGGCCCGCAA GCCAACCAGTGAAAAAGCGAGAGACTGCAGGTGAGGTGCTGCTGAACAATGCAGAGTTGAGCTCCAGCCACAGCGCACCTGTACCCCGGCCCAGGCTGAAGGACCTCGCTGTGGGACATGGCAG CCCGTCCAGCGAGCGCAAGGTACACAGCACCGCAGACGCAGACGAGAAGGGCAGTCTGAGCAGTTGCAGCCGCACGGACACAGACTCCCTCCACAGCGCATCGTCTGCACAAAG AAGAGTGCAGGAGGTGACCGAGTCCAGACCCTCGAGTTCTACTGCGTCTAGCGTGGCCCCTCCCACTAAGACCCACAGCCCTTCTGGATCCACCGCCAGCACCGAGACC TCCTCACTAATTCATCACATTAACGTATGCTCGGACTCCTTGAATGATGTCGATGGGATTTTCAAGAAGAGTGTCCGAAGAGTGCACAAAATCTCAG ATTTTAAGCCAACGTCTGTAACGGACTTGCGTAAGGATGCAACAGAGGACACGACAGTCTCCATGGGAGACAGAAGTAAATCAGTTCCAGGTCTCGAGGCA gaagaggaggaagaggatatTGACAGCCTGGTCAACATTCACAGAAGGATGGTGGGCACCAGTGCCCTCAGTCTCAATAGCTCCAGG AGCACACTGGGCAGTATGATGAGTGTGTACAGTGAGGCGGGGGATTATGACACGGTGGACATCAGCGGAGACATAGTCTTCTCTCTCAGCTATGACGAGGGGACTCAGAGTTTGGCTGTCCTGGTCAAAGAGTGTCACTCGCTGGCTTATGCAGATACTGCCAAAAAGAAGTGTAACCC ATATGTCAAGATCTACCTTCTCCCAGACAAGTCTCGTCAGAGCAAGAAGAAAACTGCTGTCAAACGCAACACCATCAACCCCAGCTACAACGAAACCTTGAAG tACTCCATCAGCCGCTCCCAGCTGCTCACACGCACCCTCCAGCTCTCCGTCTGGCACTACGACCGCTTCGGCCACAACGCGTTCCTCGGGGAGGTGGAGGTTCCGCTCGACTGCCATGACATAGACTCTGGCCAAGAGCAGTGCATGACCCTCAGGGGAAAG GTAGCCGACTCCTTGACGCAGTCTGCGTTTGCTCAGTACAAAGGGGAACTGGTCATTTCGCTGAAGTATGTGACGCCTTCAGAAAAGCAACAAG GGAAAAAGGCCAAAGCAGACGACAGTGGAGAGCTGCACGTGCTTATAAAAGAGGCAAAGAATCTTTGTGCGGTGAAAGCCGGCGGCACCTCTGATTCCTTCGTGAAAGG GTATCTGCTGCCATCCAAGAGCAAGTCGAGTAAGAAGAAGACCCAAGTGGTGAAGAAGACGGTGAACCCGCACTACGACCACACGTTTGTGTACAAGGACCTGAATCTGGAGCAGCTGAAGGGACTGTGTCTGGAGCTCACCGTCTGGGACCGAGAGGCCATGTCCAGCAACGACTTCCTGGGGGGTGTGCGTCTGAGTTGCGGAGCAG TCCAGCTAAAGGAGGGTAAAAAAGACTGGGTGGCTGACTCTACCGGGGAGGAAGTGTCTTTATGGCAGAAGATGATGCAGTTCCCAGACTCGTGGGCAGAGGGCACTCTTCTACTGCGTTCGTCCATGGGCAAGGCCACGTAA